From the Cryptomeria japonica chromosome 2, Sugi_1.0, whole genome shotgun sequence genome, one window contains:
- the LOC131073823 gene encoding allene oxide synthase 2, chloroplastic: MACSSYGGVQEVPGSYGLPIIGAIADRYDYFVKKGVEPFFRKRMEKYKSTVFRVNMPPGPPISRDPRVIILLDAKSFPILFDMSKVDKTNAFTGVYSPSTKFTGGYRVLSYLDPSEQNHSKLKNFCFYVLKTNATKWFPEFKRATGELWAKLDRQFAQSGKAEFNSENLQMCFNFLCRSVLNRDPAEPGYASLGTQGPSYVFKWIGLQLAPIASTGVLPKMLEEITIHALPLPFLLVCGDYKKVYDFFWTYGRHLLEAAEHQFDLSQEEACHNLVFTICFNTFGGMFIFFPSLIQRIATAGKQLHADLAEEIRGGIKKHGELNIKALESMALLRSTVYEALRIDPPVPFQYGHAKEDLVVESHDGRYAVKKGEMLGGYQPFATRDPRVFHYPDDFLPRRFMGEEGEKLLKYVLWSNGPETEQTTVHNKQCAGKHFVVMISRLLVAHLFVHYDSFEIDTSTTTKVVLTSLQKDTSSFPFSQLNVGA, translated from the coding sequence ATGGCTTGTTCGAGctatggaggagtacaagaggtcCCTGGAAGCTATGGCTTGCCTATCATCGGAGCCATTGCAGATCGCTACGACTACTTCGTAAAGAAAGGAGTAGAGCCTTTCTTCAGAAAGCGCATGGAGAAATACAAGAGCACCGTGTTCAGAGTGAACATGCCGCCTGGACCACCTATATCTCGCGATCCTCGCGTCATAATTCTGCTGGACGCCAAAAGCTTTCCCATACTCTTCGACATGAGCAAAGTGGACAAGACCAACGCCTTCACGGGCGTCTACTCGCCCAGCACAAAATTCACTGGCGGCTATCGGGTGCTCTCGTATTTGGACCCTTCTGAACAAAATCATAGCAAGCTCAAGAACTTCTGCTTCTATGTACTCAAGACCAACGCAACCAAATGGTTTCCGGAATTCAAACGTGCCACGGGAGAGCTGTGGGCTAAGCTCGACAGACAATTTGCCCAGTCCGGCAAGGCCGAATTCAATAGCGAGAATTTGCAAATGTGTTTTAATTTTCTGTGCAGGTCGGTGCTGAACAGAGACCCAGCAGAACCAGGGTACGCAAGCCTGGGAACTCAAGGGCCTAGTTATGTGTTCAAGTGGATTGGGCTTCAGCTCGCTCCAATTGCCAGCACGGGTGTGCTGCCCAAGATGTTGGAGGAGATCACAATCCACGCACTCCCTCTGCCGTTCCTGCTTGTATGTGGGGATTACAAAAAAGTTTACGATTTCTTCTGGACATATGGCAGGCATTTGCTGGAGGCAGCGGAGCATCAGTTCGATCTAAGTCAAGAGGAGGCATGCCATAATCTGGTGTTCACCATATGCTTCAACACCTTCGGAGGAATGTTCATTTTTTTTCCCTCCCTCATACAACGCATTGCCACCGCGGGTAAGCAGCTGCATGCAGATCTGGCAGAGGAAATAAGAGGTGGCATTAAAAAACACGGAGAATTGAACATAAAAGCCCTAGAGAGCATGGCGTTGCTCCGTTCGACTGTGTATGAAGCGCTGAGGATCGATCCACCCGTGCCGTTCCAGTACGGGCATGCGAAAGAGGACCTGGTAGTGGAGTCGCACGATGGGAGATATGCGGTGAAGAAGGGAGAGATGCTTGGTGGGTATCAGCCCTTTGCAACCAGAGATCCCAGAGTGTTTCATTACCCCGATGATTTTCTTCCCCGGCGTTTCATGGGAGAGGAAGGGGAGAAACTGTTAAAATATGTGCTGTGGTCGAACGGGCCGGAGACTGAGCAGACGACGGTGCATAACAAGCAGTGTGCGGGGAAGCACTTCGTGGTGATGATATCACGCCTGCTGGTGGCGCATCTGTTCGTGCATTACGACTCGTTTGAGATCGACACATCCACCACAACAAAAGTCGTTCTTACCTCGCTGCAAAAGGACACTTCTTCATTCCCCTTCTCTCAGTTAAATGTAGGAGCCTAG